The following DNA comes from Methanothrix sp..
TTCAGCCCTATTATACAGGCCGGATATGAGAGAGAATTGCTGATCTGATATGCTCTCCATGTCAGACCTTAAATCAATCGGGAGAACAGGTCGGGGAGATTTGTATATAAATTTGCACTCGTCGGGGCCACAGGGGCTGTGGTCAACCTGGCTGTTCTCTGGTTTCTGACAGAGCATGTGCACATATATTATGTAATATCGGCATTGATAGCAATAGAGTCAAGCATTGTATGGAACTTTTTCCTGAATACCAAGGCAACGTTCAATTACGATTTCATGGACATGGGGGCGCTATTCAGTGCGATGTTCAGGTACCATATCATCTCTTTTGCCGGCATGCTCATCAACCTGTCCGTTCTATTTGCTTTAACGGAAGGAGCAAAAATTCACTATCTTGCTGCTGAGTCCCTGGCGATATTGATTGTATTTGTATTTAATTATCTTTCAAGCACAAATTATGTGTGGCATAACCCCGGATAGGATGGAATGCTTCAATCGCTGGGGCTGCTCCCAGCAAGCAGCCTGCTCTGATGGGCAGACTGTGGGCAGAATATCAGGCTCTAAGGCGGCCGGGCACCTGGATGCGATGCGGGCTCCGACCCCCTTGAATCAGCCTTAAATAATCAATCAACACTACCAAAAGCTCGTTTGAAGCAGGTATTCCGGGCCCGGTCCAATGGCGAGCCTGCCCATGACCCATGAAGGTGACAGACGGTGACGAATGTGCTGCAGAGTGAGGGTGAACATCCCAGCAGAATAATACCCGATGATAAAAAGATGAAAATAAGGATTTTGGCCCTCGCAGTGCTTGGTCTTCTCTTGAGTGTGAAATCCGACCGGTATTTTCCTCTGCCGGACCGCCTCTCAGAGCCCATCTTTCAGATAATACTGCTTCCTTATACCTGCTTATTCCTTATAGCATTCATTATTTTTATAAAACCTGAGATAGCTGAAGCTCACCTATCCGTCATCGACCGCATTTCAGCAGTCAGGCTGACGGCGGTGATAATCTTGATCTTCGAGGTGATGGCTTTTGCCCTGCTGATTGTGCAGGATATCAGATATGCCCCTTTCGGCTATCATCTTGACATCCCGGTAGCCGTTCTCTTATTTGCATTTATTTCAGCCGTCCTCTTGTATCAGCTCATCAGGGGCGCATCCCCGGACCATCTCTTCTTCATCGCCCTGGCCGGATATATCGGCACATACCTGTTGAGCATAGACTCATTCCCGCTTCACGCACAGAGATCTGATATGCTCCCCCTCATCCTCTCCGGCTGTCAGTCCTTCCTGGCTGGATTGACCCCTTATGGGTATCATGACCTTCTCTACCATCCCCCTCATCAGGTCTTCACCTACCTGCCCGGAATGTGGATGGCGTATCTGCCAGCTACTGCATTTGGCGTGGATCTGCGGTTTATGAACCTGATTAGTGTTGTGCTCTCCGCCCTCATTTTAGCATATTCAGCAAGGCGCTCCAGTGATCATAGCATTCTGCTCGTCCCGGTATTCCTGTTGACTCCATATCTTCAGTACCGGCATGAGATCTATCTGGGGGTTCTATTTCTCATCCTTTCAATCGTTTTTTTCCTCGACAGAAATGACAGAATGTGGACAAGCTCGATTGCATCTGGATATGCCCTCGCCGTCTATCAATTCGTTTGGGTTATTTTTCCTTTTATTGTGGTTTCGGCCTTCAAGAGATGGGGAATGAAAAAGGCCATAGCGAATTCATTGATAGCAGTAGTAATCGCCCTGATAATCGTACTCCCCTTCCTCTTGGGCTCTCCAGAGGAGTTCATTGCTGGAGTATATGGCAACTGGTTTTATGTCGACACCCCCACAGTGAACCTCTCCTATCTGATATCCCGTGTCGTTCCCTGGGATTGGATGATAGTCGTTCAAGGCATGGTCATATCCGCCATATTTGTCCTGGCAGTGCAGAGAATGGAACCCCGAGATCGCTGGGGGTGGATGGCGGGGGCACTGCTCTTATTCATCGCCATGAACAGAGTCATTAATGTATACTTCTATTTGATCATCCTCCTGCTTTTGGTGATGCATGGTATCCTGGCGGATGCCCCCTCAGAAAAGCCGGATGGAGAGAAGGAGGAGGCACTGGATTAGGTATCAGAGCATTTCATTGATCGATGGCTATATTTCTATTAGGCAAGATACCAGCTCTGTGGAGGTTGGCTATTTGAGAAGACTGGAACTTCCCGATCCGTTTGTACATGATCATCCCCCAATTCGCGAGTTGGAGGATATCGATCCCGGCCCCTCCAGTCTGGGAGAGAGGTTTGCCGATTTGGCATACAATAGCATGGCTCTTGGTTCATACTGGTTCAATCGATTCTGGTGGCATTCTGGGCGCTCCTCTCATAACCAGTTTTTCCAATTCCCGCCCCGGATGGGCTCCGAAAAAGATATATTCGCTCATCTCTCTTTCGCAGCAGTTGAGGAGATCAGCGCACAAGATATAGGAGGTCAGCCCTTGAAAGAGATACGATTGCACGGCCGTGGTGGTCAGGGATCAGTCACGGCGGCCGAGATAATAGCCGTTGCCGCCTTTGAGGACGGAAGGTTCTCGCAGGCTTTTCCGGCCTTTGGAGTTGAGAGGAGGGGTGCGCCAGTTATGGCTTTTGCCAGAATTGCCGACAGACCCATCCGAGTGAGAAGCCAGATCTATGAGCCGGACTATGTCATCGTCCAGGACGTGACCCTTCTGGATGTTGTCGATGTGGCCAGCGGACTGAAGCCGGATGGCAAGATAATAATCAACACCGACCGTTCACCAGAGCTGCTCAAGCTCAATACCAAGGCCGAGGTCATCACCATCGATGCCACCCACATCGCCATGGAGATCCTGGGAAGGCCCATTGTGAACACCACAATGCTCGGAGCATTCTGCGGCGCCAGCAAAGAGATAGGGCTGGAAAGCCTGAACAAGGCCATATCCGAGCGTTTCTCGGGAGAACTGGGAAAGAAGAACCTTATGGCCATTAAAACAGCCTATGAGAGGGTCATGTAATGGAACTGAAGGCTGGTAAACTGGTAGATCCGTGCAGCACCAGAATGACCAAGACTGGCGCCTGGCGGACCTTTGTGCCCGTTGTCGATCATAAGGCATGTATAAAATGCAGTCTCTGTGCAATCTACTGCCCTGAGGGCTGTATCCACCTGGTGGACGGGCAGTTCGTCCCCGACCTGGATTACTGCAAGGGCTGCAGCGTCTGCGCCAATGAATGTCCCCGCATGGCGATTACTATGGTGTTGGAGGAGAAGTGATGACCAAAGGAAGCGGAAGCGATAGCAGTATGCCCAAGAATACTGCCAATATGAGAGTGGTAGAGGGCTCCTATGCAGTAGCCCATGCAGTTATGTGCTGCCGGCCGGAGGTGATCTCCGCCTATCCCATCACCCCGCAGACCCACATCGTTGAGAACCTCTCTCAGATGGCGGCTGATGGCGAGCTGGATAGCACATTCTTGACGGTTGACTCCGAATTCTCCGCCCTCTCCGTTCTGGTCGGCTCCACCGCCTGTGGTGGCAGGGGATACTCCTCGACCACCAGCCAGGGATTGGCCCTGATGTACGAGGTCCTCTATAACGTCTCCGGCATGAGGCTGCCTATAGTGATGACCGTGGCCAATCGGGCCATGGGCGCTCCCCTGAACATCTGGAACGATCATCAGGACTCCATTGGTGCTCGCGATGTGGGATGGCTGCAGATCTATGTGGAGAATGTGCAGGAGGCAGTGGACGCCACCCTTCAGGCCTATAAGATCGCCGAGGACCCGGAGATCAGAACACCCATCATGGTCTGCATGGATGGCTTCATCCTCACCCATGTCTACGAGCCGGTCGAGCTCCTGGACAAGGATAAGGCAAGGGAGTTTCTGCCCGATTTCAAGCCGGCGAATATCCTGGACCCGAACAATCCCCTGACCTTCGGAGCCTTCGCCGATCCCTCCACCTATACTGAGTTCCGCTATCAGCAGTTTGTGGCCCATCAGAAGGCCCTGGAGAAGATAGATCAGGTGGCCAGGGACTTCCAGAAGGCCTTTGGCCGGTATTATGGCGGCCTTCTTGACAGCTATTATGCCGAGAATGCCGAGGTTATATTAATTGCCATGGGCTCAGTCGTTGGCACCATCAAGGATGCCATCGATGAGATGAGGGCAGAGGGCATCAGCGTGGGGCTGATCAAGCTCAGATGTTATCGTCCTTTTCCAGTAGCCGCCCTGCGCCAGGCCCTGGCTGGGGCTAAGGTGATTGCAGTGGTGGAGAAGGATGTCTCCATAGGATATGAGGCCGGGCTTGTGACTGACCTCAAGGCGGCATTCTATAACACCGATATCAAAGCCCCTATCATCGGCTTTGCCGCTGGACTTGGGGGCCGTGATATCACCCTCAAAGACGTAAGAAAGATAGTGGATAAGGCCCTCGCTGCCGAGAAGGGGATCGAGAACGAGTTCGAGTTCCTGGATCTGAGAGAGGAGATTCTTTAGGAGGCAATAAAAAATGGAAAAATCTTTGCTGGCACCGGGGCACAGGGCCTGTGCGGGATGTGCCATGCCCACAGCCATCAGGCTGATCCTGGATGCGGCTGGGCCGAACACCATTGTGGTCTCGCCCACCGGCTGCCTGGAGGTTGTCACCACTCCCTTTCCGGAGAGCGCCTGGTGTGTTCCCTGGATTCACTCCCTGTTCGAGAACCCCGCAGCAGTGGCCTCCGGCGTGGAGGTCATGCTCAAACGACGGGGCAAGGATACCAATGTGATAGTGATAGGAGGAGACGGGAGCACATTCGACATCGGCATGGGCTCGAACTCCGGCATGTTCGAGCGGGGCCATAAGGTGCTTTACATCTGCTATGACAACGAGGCCTACATGAACACTGGAGTGCAGCGCAGTGGCTCTACCCCCTTCTGCGTGCACACCACCACCACCCCCTCGGGATCGGAGTCTTTGGGCAATCCCCGCCCCAAGAAGGATATGCCGGCCATCGCCCTGGCCCATGGTGTGCCCTATGTGGCCACTGCCTCAGTGGCTTATCCTGTGGATCTGAGAAGGAAGGTCAAGGAGGCCTTGAAGATCAATGGACCATCCTATATCCAGATCAATGCCCCCTGCATCACCGGTTGGACATTCGATGCAGGCACTATGATCGAGATTGCCCGGCTGGCGGTGGAGACGGGTCTGTGGCCCCTAACTGAGTATGTCAACGGCTGCCTGGTGGGCGTGAAGAAGATCCGCAGACCAAAGCCTGTAGAGGAGTATCTGAGCCTGCAGGGGCGCTACAAGCACCTGTTCAAGAAGCCGGGCGGTGCAGATATGCTGAAGTACATCAAGTCCCTGGCCGATGGGAACATCGCCCGGTTCAATCTGGTTGACTGAAGATGTATGTAGGACGGATAGTGGTGGTGGGCCGAGCCCGGGGGAGGAGCTTTGTAGCCTATAGAGTCTCCTCCCGCTCTTTTCCCAACCGGATAGCTCAGGTCTCGGGGAAGGGGATAACCATCTCCCCCCTGAATCCTGCTGATCTGGTAAAAAATCCTTACATCTCTTATAGCTGTATCCGGACGGCAGATGGCCTGGCAGTGGTCTCCAATGGCACCCACACCGATATGATAGCAGAGAGGATCGAGGACGGCCAGAGCCCCGGTGATGCCATGGCCCTGAGCCTGCTCGCTTTCGGCTATGAGAGAGATGAGCTGGATACACCCCGCATCGCCGGGGCAGTGCAGGGGGAGAGGGGCTGGCTGGGGATCGCCAGCAAAGAGGAGCTCAGGGTGAAACAGTTTGGGCTGGATGAGGATTCTGCCTTGATGGTAGCAACCTATGAGAAGACCGATTTTCAGGCCATCTCTCTCTCAGCCGAAGACTCCGCCGGCATGGCTCGCAGAGCCTATGAACTCTCCTTTGAAAGGCCGGTCTGTGCTGCTGCTGCCATGGCAAGCTCTGCGGAAGATGGAGGGGGATTCGTTCTCGCTGCATATAACCCGGATTGATCGGGCTGGAAGGGAATTTTGAGGTAAAAATTATGGAGATCAATGGCGTATTAATCGATGATACCTTTGCTGAGGCTTTTCCCATTAAGATGGCAAGGGTGCAGATCACAGCAGTGACTGAGAGATGGGCCCAGGAGGCGGCCAGGGAGGCCACCGGGTTTGGAACCTCGGTGATTGGCTGTCCAGCGGAGGCAGGAATAGAGTGCTTTGTCGATGGCAGGGAGACCGTCGACGGCCGGCCGGGTGTGAACATTCTGATATGCAACATGGGTCTCAAGAACCTGGAGAACTCATTGCTCATGAGGCTGGGCCAGTGTGTGCTCACTGCTCCCACCGCTGCGGCTTATAACGGCATGGATGATGCAGAAACTCAGTTCGATACCGGCAGGAAGCTGAGCTTCTTTGGCGATGGTTACCAGAAATCGGAGGAGAGGTTTGGACGGAAGATCTGGAATATACCCCTCATGTCCGGCGACTTCATCATCGAGAACAGCTTTGGCGCTGTGGAGGGGATTGCCGGGGGCAACTTCCTGATCCAGGGCCAAAATCAGATGTCGGCTCTGACTGCAGCCGAGGTGGCAATAGACTCCATTCGCAAGGTCGAGGGTGCCATCACCCCCTTTCCGGGGGGAGTGGTCTCAAGCGGATCTAAGGTGGGCTCAAAGTACAAAGGGCTGAAGGCCTCCACCAACTCCGCCTTCTGTGCATCGCTCCGGGAGGATGGAGTCTGCGTGCTGGCGGAGGATGTATCCTGTGTCTTTGAGATCGTGATCAATGGCGTCGATCGGGAGGCAATAGAGAGTGCCATGCGGGCGGGGATTCATGCTGCCTGCCAGGTGCCAGGAGTTCTGCAGATAACTGCCGCCAACTACGAGGGGAAGCTGGGGATTCACCGTTTCCATTTGCATCATGTGCTGGAATAAGTGGCCAGCATCTGAGAGCCTGCAACGATCTCCCCCAAAGCAGCTGATGCAAAGCAGTTGATGCAAAGCAGTTGATGTGACGCTGTTGAGGTTCGAGTTAGTAGCTTAGGCCCGGCGAGTGGTATCCCAAACCGGAAAGGCAGGCGGAGGGTCATCAAAAAAAAGCTTCGCC
Coding sequences within:
- a CDS encoding GtrA family protein, which produces MNRENRSGRFVYKFALVGATGAVVNLAVLWFLTEHVHIYYVISALIAIESSIVWNFFLNTKATFNYDFMDMGALFSAMFRYHIISFAGMLINLSVLFALTEGAKIHYLAAESLAILIVFVFNYLSSTNYVWHNPG
- a CDS encoding 4Fe-4S binding protein, with amino-acid sequence MELKAGKLVDPCSTRMTKTGAWRTFVPVVDHKACIKCSLCAIYCPEGCIHLVDGQFVPDLDYCKGCSVCANECPRMAITMVLEEK
- a CDS encoding thiamine pyrophosphate-dependent enzyme; the encoded protein is MEKSLLAPGHRACAGCAMPTAIRLILDAAGPNTIVVSPTGCLEVVTTPFPESAWCVPWIHSLFENPAAVASGVEVMLKRRGKDTNVIVIGGDGSTFDIGMGSNSGMFERGHKVLYICYDNEAYMNTGVQRSGSTPFCVHTTTTPSGSESLGNPRPKKDMPAIALAHGVPYVATASVAYPVDLRRKVKEALKINGPSYIQINAPCITGWTFDAGTMIEIARLAVETGLWPLTEYVNGCLVGVKKIRRPKPVEEYLSLQGRYKHLFKKPGGADMLKYIKSLADGNIARFNLVD
- a CDS encoding IMP cyclohydrolase; amino-acid sequence: MYVGRIVVVGRARGRSFVAYRVSSRSFPNRIAQVSGKGITISPLNPADLVKNPYISYSCIRTADGLAVVSNGTHTDMIAERIEDGQSPGDAMALSLLAFGYERDELDTPRIAGAVQGERGWLGIASKEELRVKQFGLDEDSALMVATYEKTDFQAISLSAEDSAGMARRAYELSFERPVCAAAAMASSAEDGGGFVLAAYNPD
- a CDS encoding pyruvate ferredoxin oxidoreductase subunit gamma, whose product is MKEIRLHGRGGQGSVTAAEIIAVAAFEDGRFSQAFPAFGVERRGAPVMAFARIADRPIRVRSQIYEPDYVIVQDVTLLDVVDVASGLKPDGKIIINTDRSPELLKLNTKAEVITIDATHIAMEILGRPIVNTTMLGAFCGASKEIGLESLNKAISERFSGELGKKNLMAIKTAYERVM
- a CDS encoding transketolase C-terminal domain-containing protein, whose translation is MTKGSGSDSSMPKNTANMRVVEGSYAVAHAVMCCRPEVISAYPITPQTHIVENLSQMAADGELDSTFLTVDSEFSALSVLVGSTACGGRGYSSTTSQGLALMYEVLYNVSGMRLPIVMTVANRAMGAPLNIWNDHQDSIGARDVGWLQIYVENVQEAVDATLQAYKIAEDPEIRTPIMVCMDGFILTHVYEPVELLDKDKAREFLPDFKPANILDPNNPLTFGAFADPSTYTEFRYQQFVAHQKALEKIDQVARDFQKAFGRYYGGLLDSYYAENAEVILIAMGSVVGTIKDAIDEMRAEGISVGLIKLRCYRPFPVAALRQALAGAKVIAVVEKDVSIGYEAGLVTDLKAAFYNTDIKAPIIGFAAGLGGRDITLKDVRKIVDKALAAEKGIENEFEFLDLREEIL
- the fhcD gene encoding formylmethanofuran--tetrahydromethanopterin N-formyltransferase; amino-acid sequence: MEINGVLIDDTFAEAFPIKMARVQITAVTERWAQEAAREATGFGTSVIGCPAEAGIECFVDGRETVDGRPGVNILICNMGLKNLENSLLMRLGQCVLTAPTAAAYNGMDDAETQFDTGRKLSFFGDGYQKSEERFGRKIWNIPLMSGDFIIENSFGAVEGIAGGNFLIQGQNQMSALTAAEVAIDSIRKVEGAITPFPGGVVSSGSKVGSKYKGLKASTNSAFCASLREDGVCVLAEDVSCVFEIVINGVDREAIESAMRAGIHAACQVPGVLQITAANYEGKLGIHRFHLHHVLE